A genomic region of Ochotona princeps isolate mOchPri1 chromosome 17, mOchPri1.hap1, whole genome shotgun sequence contains the following coding sequences:
- the HEXIM1 gene encoding protein HEXIM1, with protein MAESLLSEYQHQPQTSNCTGAAVVPGENAECAPGAEERVPAEDSRWQSRASPESDGRPGPAGEGSPEPPQTQAGAEPGDRGRNGAGLATGGAPSPAAGADPPGQDSEANKLEAPAAGGEAAWGHQQRHLGKKKHRRRPSKKKRHWKPYYKLTWEEKRKFDEKQSLRASRIRAEMFAKGQPVAPYNTTQFLMDDHDQEEPDLKTGFCPKRSATKSDTSDEDFMEEGGEEDGGSDGMGGDGSEFLQRDFSETYERYHAESLQNMSKQELIKEYLELEKCLSRMEDENNRLRLESRRPGDEARVRELELELERLRAENLQLLSENQRHGLQERAPLSKFAD; from the coding sequence ATGGCCGAGTCACTCTTGTCAGAATATCAACACCAGCCTCAGACTAGCAACTGTACAGGTGCTGCTGTGGTCCCCGGAGAGAACGCGGAGTGCGCCCCAGGCGCGGAGGAGCGGGTGCCCGCCGAGGACAGTAGGTGGCAATCGAGAGCGTCCCCCGAGTCCGACGGCCGTCCGGGGCCGGCGGGGGAAGGGAGTCCGGAGCCTCCGCAGACCCAGGCCGGGGCAGAACCTGGAGACCGGGGCCGGAACGGGGCCGGCCTGGCCACGGGCGGCGCGCCCTCGCCGGCGGCGGGAGCGGACCCGCCGGGGCAGGACTCGGAGGCCAACAAGTTGGAGGCTCCGGCTGCAGGGGGCGAGGCGGCCTGGGGCCATCAGCAGAGACACCTGGGCAAGAAGAAGCACCGGAGGCGCCCCTCCAAGAAGAAGCGGCATTGGAAGCCGTACTACAAGCTGACctgggaggagaagagaaagttCGACGAGAAGCAGAGCTTGCGAGCCTCGAGGATTCGAGCCGAGATGTTCGCCAAGGGCCAGCCGGTCGCGCCGTACAACACCACGCAGTTCCTTATGGACGATCACGACCAAGAGGAACCGGATCTTAAAACCGGCTTCTGCCCTAAGCGGTCCGCCACCAAATCCGACACCAGCGACGAGGACTTCATGGAGGAGGGGGGCGAGGAGGACGGGGGCAGCGACGGGATGGGAGGGGACGGCAGCGAGTTCCTGCAGCGCGACTTCTCGGAGACGTACGAGCGGTACCACGCCGAGAGCCTGCAGAACATGAGCAAGCAGGAGCTCATCAAGGAGTACCTGGAGCTGGAGAAGTGCCTCTCGCGGATGGAGGACGAGAACAACCGGCTGCGGCTGGAGAGCCGGCGGCCGGGCGACGAGGCGCGCGtgcgggagctggagctggagctggagcggCTGCGCGCCGAGAACCTGCAGCTGCTGAGCGAGAACCAGCGGCACGGGCTGCAGGAGCGCGCGCCGCTCTCCAAGTTCGCCGACTGA